The Haliotis asinina isolate JCU_RB_2024 chromosome 16, JCU_Hal_asi_v2, whole genome shotgun sequence DNA segment AGCAAGCAGTTTATTGACTTCATGATGTGAAATATAATCACGTTTTAGCAGGTTTCGCAATAAGTAATGGCCGATGGCATTTACAAACACCCTTATTTTCTGTGTATCCAGTACACTTCATGTTATTTTTGCATGAAGTAAGTACGTTCAAGAAATAATtggtgtattattttctcagtatgTAAGGGTATGTATCAACTGTGGGCACAGAGACAACGAACATGTATTACGTACATATACGTATGTTTAAAGGAGGTGTCCGTTgtacaagaaacatatgctgTGTACTTATGTATACAAACAGAGGCTGAGAATACAGATACAAGCAACATGTGTATATGTTTAAAAGATACGAGTCAATTGTACAAGTACATGGACATGTAAATGTGCTACcaacatgcatatatgtattgGACTAACTAGTGCAGAATGACGAGGTTAAAGGGTGTGCTTCCTTATGAAGTATCCTGGCGATACATTTTACAAGCGATATCCTAGTAGTACGTTTTCCAAGTCCAACCATGTATTTGCTAGATTCGGGATAGACTTATCGACTTGAAGGTACACCTGTACTCACTGATGGAATGTTACCCCGTCCACGGCGCCTGCTCCGCCTGCAGCTAAAAACCTAAATACGAAATTGAAAAAAGAGATGTGACATACTATTAAAAATATCGAAAGGTATATCAATAGACGACGAAAGAATCTTTTCTTATTGTTATTTGTAAGATACATATTCTTTGAAGGAACCAGTCACTATGAAAAGATACTGACATTCTATAGAATTGTATATTAGAAATAAGAAGATTTTTGTTTCACTATTACTTCATTTCTTTGGAAAAGAAAAATGAATGTGTTCTTGTTTGTCAGACTGACCAGAAGAATTTTCAACACAAATTGAACAACAACccaaaagaaaaatgaaaataagaaaaagaaaaaagaaacgaAAAAACGTGAAAGAGACGAAGTAAGATGAAAAAGGCCATTTTACTCTGATTCCCAGCTCACCAGTCCATGATTTTTCCAACTAATATTAACCAACAAGCAGAGGAGGAATCAGACTCTTTGACGGTGCTTTGGCCTGACGTGGCTGGAAGACCGTACCGCCAACCTTCGACAACCTGCATAATCCTTACTATATTAATCGGGACTCATAACAAGAGCAACGTTAAACAATGTTAAACTGAACACCGTTAATACAGAGAGATAGTTGTGACTGAACTTAGTTGTAAGTGAACAAGACTCACTCCTCCACATATGAGACAGAATCGTTTGATAATATGCCCGAAACATCTGGCCCTAGAATACGAGTGTTGTTGAAGTATGGCCGATCTCTCAGGATCTTCTCCAGTGTTCCAAAATCCGTTCCAAGTTGTTGGGGGGTCACTGACTGGTTGAACTTCTTAGGGAACATCCGAGGCTCTAGGAAAATGAGCCTCAGTTCATGTATTAAACCCCCTTGAATGAAAGCTATTAGCATGATCACGCACAGATAAATCACGCCCCATGAGTGTCACTGTTAATCAAATTCTGCAGAGGGAAAGGgataaaatattcaaaagtaTTCAGGTAGGATCTGAGATAGTATTGCTTATTCATGTTTAGTTACATGCAGCTGTTCAACGAATGTCGTGGCAGACGACACCATGCATTGCTTTTAGATCAGCGTTGTTCTTATTATTTCCCCCTGTGAGTTGGACAAGTTTTTGTGCTTTCTTGTTTCTGGAGCCTAGTCACCCTTGTGTAGCAACCTACCGTTACCAAGTTCTAGACCATATAATTTATATCCCTTTTTGGAAGTGTAATCCAAGAATACTTCAGCGTTGGCAGGATCCCACTGTCCATCTCGCCGTTCAAGTACGTTCAGACCAAAGATCACATCCCATCCAACATTAGCCGTGAAAGCGTTGATTTCATCCCAAAgcctagctggaatattatacAGATATCGTGACAGATTCACATGGGAACAACTCGAAAGTTTGGTGGTGGAAAAACTTATTTCGTTAAAACAGTTGTACGGTGGCTTGAGTACATGTTTTCAAAACGTCATTTCTCGAATATCTGGCAAAACATATTCCACTGGGCTATgacacaaaacagaaaaaaactagTTGAAAGAGATTATATGAACAGACCAGTCAGTCTGTTTGTCCCGGATTGTCTGTTCATATTCGATTTATACTAACCCATGTAGCTTGAATGGTTTTCTTAGCAGAATTAAACCAGACAATTAATTAAAGCTTCTCCCCCAACGATCTGAATTATTTAACCTGATCTGTACGAAAATTACAGACAAACATTTTATGACACCGACATACCTGACAGATACCCATGGCTGTCTTCAGTGACGTTATTTGGGTCAAAGGAAATATCATCTTCGGCAGTCCCGCCGATTCTGAGGATGTTTGGCTGGAAGCCCCCAGCAAGATTAAGTAATGTTGGAGATCTAattgtaaataatatatattgataAGTTATCCATAAGAGTTCAGAGTAAAATAAGACAATGGCATTAGTATAGTCTTCAATGTACCTTGAATTTGGCAAATATGAAACGAGCTATCCTTGGTACCATTAATTCCCAGCTTTACCAAAATGACACGGTTTCATGCAGGGGagaggggcgatggggtagtctagtggttaagacgttcgctcgtcacgctgaagacccagttcgattctcctcatgggtacaatgcttgaagctatttttggtgtcccccgccttgatattgttggaatattgctaaaagcggcgtatgcCCCCAAATAACAAACTCGCTGATTCACTCATGCAGGGAGGAGAGGCTTATCTTCCTCATGCCCTTTATATAACCATGTCAGTCAAGAATTCGAATCCGCAATTCTGCGGGACTGAACAGGATGAGCACAGACGCATACGCAACGACCCTGAAGAGTACAAATAATTCACTCACGAGAAGTTTAGACCGCTCTTTTCAAAAGCTTGAATAACACTGGAGTCGAGGGTGACGCCAACAAAGTTATCCTCAACTCTGTTGAGGACGACGTTGGTGTCTATGTAGATATTGGCAGTTAGACCCTTGGCAGCAGGGAATAACACCCCGATAAAAAATATCAGATAACCTAACGAATCCATGGACAAGTCTAAAACCAGTCTTTCACTGTCCTGAACAGATAACTTCATGTCTGATTACTTATCAGAGAGTTTCTATCTTTAGTTTGTAAAGACTAGCACCTTATCTTCGTCTTTGTTTCCATGTGTTTCAACATACGTTAATACCCGCAGGGTATCTAGGTCATTAGACAATTTCACTGCTGAGTCGGAACATGAGCAAACTCAAGgacgaaagatttaataattCCTTGACCTTAATCAAAGCCTTTTATTTAAATGTGGTATCAAGTCTGATAAAAGGGTAGTTGTCAGATTACGATtcttgacaaaacattcaatcaTTGCAGATGTTTGGTCGTGTTTGGAACCTATATGAAACATAGCAAGGAAATGGTGCATTACATTGAGCTGGGTGCTTGTTACCACCATGTAGGAGGACAACCGCTACCAAATAAGCACTGAGGTTATTGAGTCATGTATGCCTGGTGGGCGAACAATACTATCGAAAATGACCTTCAGTTTTGTCGTGAATGATACGTTTGTCTTGTTTATGCTTctactaaaatatttatatattgacTCATGACACTGCATTGTTTCAGTACACATTTACTAGAAGTTCATGACATGAGATTTAACAATGATTAGTTGTCAGAGACTAGTTACTACCTGCTGTAAGCAATCGTGTGGACGCTGCTATATTTAGATGTTTTTTAGGTCAAAGTTGATGTGTAATTTTTCCGAAAAGCACATTTAACCTTGCATAGTACAGGAAATTCTGCAATGTTTCTGCTGCAACCAGGATAAACGCATGCCTGTATTACCTGACATTATATGGATCGATGGTTGAGTAAACATTTGTTTTACCCTGGATTTCAAGCCTTGGCCAACCTCGGAAATCTGACCAGCGAGGTGTTTTCAATAATGACTTCATTAACATTTCGACTGCTCATAAACTGTCATTGTAATTGTTCTGTCAATAATTTTGTACTACCACTCCATGTGCGATTCTATTAATTCATTCGTAGAAATTGATTTGTAAAATTTGTCATTTCTGAAAAGAAAACTTTTGCATGTATATTTCAGAGTTATTACGGATTATTTCTGTATTAATTTCCAAATCACATTAAGTACGTTTATACTTTGAATTTCAAAATACCTTCTGCAACAGTTACTCTATTCAGTAAGGacacaaacatggttggcttgTGCATTCCAGTTAACAATGATGTCCTATTGCAGTGTTATGTTTCCACTTGCCCCATCAGTTTCTAAAGTTAGACCAGAGATCAACAGTGTTTCCAGATCGAAACATTGACAAGAAAGGTATGATATTACCCGAATGTAATTAactgtcagatgtccagtgtgtAATCTTTTTTTacctgtatacatacatacgtacgtacgtacgtacgtacgtacgtacgtacgtacgtacgtacgtacgtacatacatacatacatacatacatacatacatacatacatacatacatacatacatacatagttatTACAATTAGAGCAACAACTCTTGCTTGTGATTAATGAGGGGCGGGTTTggtggcctggtggttaaagcgtttattTGTCAAGCCGAAGTTCCtgggttgattccccacatgggtacaatgtgtgaatcacaGTTTGGgcggaatattgataaaaacagcATAAACCTTTAGCCTATCACTCATTACGACTGGTGAATGATTTCAAGTAATCAGCTTGTACATTAACCTACCCAAACCGAAAAAACACCTATCCAAGCAAAACGGACACAGCCCCTCATCTGTTGATAAATACGATATTGATGGTAAGGCTCACCATAGATCCGATAGTAGTAGACAGGGTTTTCAATTAGTAAACGCTTGTAAGTTTACTTACGGCTAGGAGCCAGCATCTGCGttgataaagaaaattaatgCATATCGTGttgtttccattttgtttcaatccATGGAATATCATTTTAAACgctttcattgttttttgttAATCTGTTACTAACCTTTTTGATTGTATGCTTACAAGAATATGCCTTGCGTTGAGTTAAAACAGACGCTATCTGGACATAACAAAAGCTGCATAAATGCTGGAATAAGACTCCGTAAGCAGTATTTTGGCATTCGTACGGACACACAAAATGCAACGTTGTTTTCAAAGCAGTATCAAAGATTGAATAGTGTAGTAAAAACAGTAGTAGTTATCTTGGTAGTATGGATTAAATATAAAAGAATGCGGAATGTCATCACTTTAAAGTTCTAGACCACTTCAAAGACTCTCTTCTGAACATCCGGCAATGACATGCGAAACCAAAAAGTTTGTTTTATAGCAAGTAATGTGTTACTTGATCTTACTGTTATAGAGAAAAACGGCCAGGTAAATTTGCTTCGTCTCCATTTTTTGGGAACCGGCAATAATCTCCCTCAATTACGACATTGGATAAATACTACACTACCGGAACGATGACTGGATTTCATATATTGAAAACGTGTGGTGTCTAGTTAAACATTGAAGAGATGTAAAATCATTCGTTCATCAAAATTTGCTGAAGTGACAGCCTTGATGACCAGTGGAGGATCACATTCCAAGGATCACATTTTGTGCCACTTCATATTAAATTCAGGTAAACAGTTGAAGACTAAAGGCAGTATCTGAAGGCATGATATCATACTTTGTTACTTCGGTGATCACCTTATGCAGGTACACAATGACAGATCATTTCTCAGTTTCTAATCCCCGTGAAATTCATTGACGTCCCTGAAACAGATGCCATTATTTCGGCATGTAACTATTTATTTGATATTCCccatatatatgtttaatcCGCATGCTAACATATCAATATGTGTGGTACATTGTGTGATATTTCATTGCATATGAAGAGTACTGTGTAATTACAAGACAGAATGTTGTCTCATGGAAGAGTAGTTTTATTTCCTGTTTCCTGTCAGTGACAAGCATCCACATGTGCTTCGGGGAAGACAATAAATCCGTATGTCCTCGGGGGCAGGATGACCGGTCCTCCAGACTGAGATCTAGGACGGAACACAGGGATCTTGTTGTTGACCATGTACAGAGACTGTACCCGGTTCAGAAGTACGTTCCTGTGCGGCAACACGAATGTCAATGGGTAAACGTTGTACTTAACATATTCGTAGATCCACTACACCTACGGTCAATAAAGTAAAGGTATGATTAAGTGCCCCAGTTAAACATGTGACCTGACTGACTGGATTGGATAAGTTCATCCCATTAGTAGCCTCTTTTTCTCAAGGGTAGTGATTCTTAGAATATCAGAATAAAGTGCTTATAGTCTGTTTTAAGCCATTATAAATGGTACTATCGAGTGGTAAATGAATCTGTCGCTTTTACTTACTTTGCTCTGGGGTCGCCAGCAACAGGGGAAAGCCAAAACAGTTCTATGCGACTGTTTAATGCGGTTGGAAATTTCACGGATGCAGCTTTGGTGTCAAGGTTCATTGCATAGACTGTGACACTTCCCGACGGATAGCCATACTTACTGAAGTCAGATTAATAAACGTGCCTTGAACAGTTTGCATATTCAGTGGTGTAACATAAATGATTTTTGTTAGTATGCGTATTAAGAAAACTTAATTCAGCTATTCAATTCAATTCGTAACAGTATATTATGAGATTTCTATATAATATAAGAATATAAGTCATATTACTTTTTGTTCTTGGTACAATGGGCATATATCCTGATGTTGGTGGAACCCTTTGTGTCAAATACGACGTTGCCAACCAATTGCTTGAACAGGAGAGTAAGCCAGTAGTCCTAGgaaaacaatgttttgaattGTAGTTACATATTCTGACACAGCTAATCTCAAGCATATAACTGGGGTTCCATTGCACATTGCACAATTCCCACATCTCAAGGACGAATGAAAGTGGAACTACACTGCCAGGCAACAAAAGACTGTACACCATTTATGACACATGACGATAAGCACCTTCAGTTGATTGCTACAAGCCATGACCCACCCTCCACAACACAGATGTCCTTCCTGATTGCACACCTCCTTCTCAGTTCGAATCAAGGATGGAATGTTCTTGGTTGTTCAGCTTCAAACCATTATTTTCAGCCAGACTGCACTTCGAACGTGTTTGTCAAATCCAATGTTCacgtgtatactttcttttgcccgtctgCATATTATATGTGACACCTTTAAACAATGTTCATATCAGTTTTTCTACACAGTATTTGTACTAAATTGTATATGAGATCATCGTTGAGATACTTACCGTCTCAGGATAGTTGATGAAAGGTTCTATCAAGTTATGAAAAACCCAACCCGGACCAGAGAAGTCTTGACGGATAACTTTCTTGATGCCTGACTGAGCTGACAGACCCAGTTTGTCCAACCATCTGCCCAAGATGAATTCAGTCATATCTATGCAACGTGACACATCCTGACATACTTGAGGAATGCAATGTGTTCACTGTTTTACATCATCATATTATATTAAAAAGCACATTGTGAACAATGAGGAATAATGAACCAGTGGTATTAGAGATCTTACGTTCACAAATTATATTTATCTCTAACAAGGTGAAGTTATGAATACATACTGAAATGCTAGTCAACTCAATATGCTGAAACTttacattttacctatttcaggTGTGCTAATGTACCATACTCATACTCTCTATCATCTGAGTGAAATATCCTTAAGTTGTACATGTTGCTAACAATGTCAACAAATATCAACGTACAAAAATCCGTCCACAAATGTATTGGTCATATTCATCACGCCATGGTCAAAGAATGACCCCGTCTCCCCGAGCCAAAGGGGCGTCCCGACAGGAGCGTCTGACGTAGCGTTATGCGCAATGTCCAGTGTCACCTTCAGCCTGTCCATGAACACAGGGTCTGTGAAGTCTGCTAATCGGCCTTCCTTCCCATTACCAAAGTAGCTGTGACAGGAAAGTCCAGTTCAGAATGCATGAGATATATAACCACGTTTAGAGAGTGGTGTTCAAAATGGACTCTATTATATCGTCTTAACGTGATGTGCTAAAACCCGTCTTGAAAGCCGCGAGGATGAATATGATGGCAacaaaccaataaacaaaacacaactacAGATTCAACACAGCAGACATGTGAGGGCTGCGCCACCTGTGCTTCTTTATCCAATTTTAAACATTATTGCAGTAACATCATGTCAGATTTATGTATAATGAATCACTGGCacatgttgaaatattaatatgaaTGCGCATATGGTGTTGAAGGCAATATACCATCATTGATGAAGAGACTCGTGGCTTTGACCCACGATCAGCAGATCCTGACAAGCTATATTGCCTTGTGCATTCACACACTCTGTCGTTAGGGCGGTCAGTGGTGGAAGATTAAGTGAATCTACTGAGGATACATTTTCCTGCTGGAACTCTCCTACCCAATATATTAATGACATAATTTCGGACGTCCCTTCATGTGTTATTAATAAGAGGTTATGGCCATTGTCCATGAGTTGAACGTTTACATGAAGACGCGATCTGATGCTTGTGCCACGGGTAAAGGAAACATTCAATATAAATATTTGAGTATATGATTTTAGCTCACTGGTGGAATGTAATGGCGTCCACGGACCGAGCTCCTCCAGATGTCAAGAAGCTGTGGAACATGAAAACTGCATAGTAACACAGTATTTGTTTTGGTCTGGATCAGACTGAAAAGAATGTCTTCAACCGAACATGTACAGAAATAAATACAATGATTGTTTAATGAATTAAAGTCGACTCCAATGTATAGCACGTCCGTTGATGGCAATACGCAACACATGTAATCAAGAAGGATTCTTTTGTCgatgataatgaaaacatcCTCTTTCAAGAATGTTAATGCATTCCTGTATATAGCTCTTTTATTGGTGATAATATAAAATACAGGAGCATTTTGTgaataataatgaaaaacatACTCTTTCATGAATGAGATCCCCCTCTCGATGTAGAATATATCCGGTCCAAGGATCAATGTGTCCTTAAAGTATGGCCGTTTCCGTAGAACGTCGTGAAAAGTCAGGAAGTCCCTTCCTAGCTGCGAGCCGGAAATGCTTGTATTGTAATGATCAGGAATACCGAGGGGTTCTGCAGAAAAACATAGCCATGTGCACGCTGACAGTAAACGGTTAATAGCACGTTAGTGTATCTTACAGTTTGACTTCAGCCAACAGGATAGGTTGTGTTTTTGGCAAAGAAGGTGTGTGGTGGTAGAGATCACCTTGCACTTTAAGGTTTTTCCATAATAAGGTATCTGAGATCATATTGGTCATTGGTCTTATTTCGAGTCAGTAAATGCTTCTTTAGTTCTGCAAAGGTCATGGACATATTTTTGTAGTTTTGGTTTACAAAAGTGCCGCAGGTTCCCAAACAAcactttacacattgtttttCTCGTCGTTTTATATGCTGCGAAAACCCTCATACCATTTCCCAATTCAAAGCCGTAGATGTCATATCCTTTCTGAGTCGTGTAGTCGAGTAGTTGGTCTGCATTGCTCGGGTCCCAGCGTCCATCCTTCCTCTGCAGCACGCTCAGGCCAAAGATGAGGTCCCAGCCTACCTCCTTGGTGAAATTGTTAATTTCGTCCCAAACGTGAGCTGCAGTGTGAACAGATACATTTATGTGCATtgcgagtaagtgagtgagtgaaaatttaAAGTGACATCGAAAGTatttcagccgtatcgtgacTAAGAAAGTTATACacaaaaataaatgaatgaaaagaaAGTAAGCAAGAATACTTCCCTGTCTATATAGAACAGTACAAAACGagaatatcacagaattacatttaaaactagtaattaaatataaaatgcattgtaaaaaacaatatgaaatcgccaacaacggaaagtagatcaccatattagggactAGTGCATTACGAACTAAGACGAACAGTTATTTGATAATGGCATTTTGAGCATTCCAGTATATTCGTCGGTTATATTCGTCGTATATTCGTCGTATATTCGTCGTATATTCGTCGGTTATATTCGTCGTATATTCGTCGTATATTCGTCGTATATTCGTCGGTTATGCTTCTTTCAACTGCGCATTGATTCTGTATTTCAGATTGCATGATTCAGATTGAATGATAATTATCACCTCCAAATACTAACACGGGTCAGTATTTATTTAACACTATGCAATTGTTTACAATATCACCTGTGAGTACACTGTCGGATATACTTGGTGTCTTCCAGCTTTGGTTGAACCTTACACCATCCGCATCCGTGCCCCCAATACGGAGTGTGCATGGAGAAAACGCTCGAGCAAGTGTCTTTAATTGTGGTGacctgaaaatacattttctggAAGGTCACCAACATATCATGTTACAATGCTACCGATGCATAAAAGCGACAAACTGTAATAGTCTCCAAcgtcatgacgtcatgtgcaaCTGCTGCAACTACATTGATCATCTTCATCATTTagcattccaacaatatcagtgagtgagtgagtgagtttagttttacgacgcttttagcaatatcatggcagggggcaccagaaatgggcttcacacattgatctcttgtggggaatcgaacccgggtccggtgtgacgagcaaacgctttaacccctaggCTACTATCCACCCTCAGTGACTCGATAACGCCGATTTGAATTGTAGTTCATATACGTATACCTAGCAACAACAGACAGAGAGTCAAGACAtgaaagagagaaagaaacaTTGTCAGCAGCAGTATCACCAAGTCGAAAACAGGCAAAACCGCAGCGGTGTATTAAAACACAGCATGGGAAATGTTTCACCAAATGTCAATAGCAGTTAGTGTTACCGACCAATTCGGTCATTAGAGTCGACCCATCTCACGCCAGCATGCCATGCTCTGTCAAGGGAAGGATCTTGTAAAACATCCATTCACCGCAATACGGCAACGTTATGCTATCTGAAATGTACAACATTGTCCTGCGGAAACGTGATGTGTCTTCTGTGCATTTGCGCAGTGGGAAAAAACAAGATCTTGAACGGTGTTGTCCTGTAACGGCATCAGCAATGagggtgtgttttctgtcattccACTTCTATCATTACACGTCCACTCCAGAGCTCACTCCACGCTATTGTCGCTTAAACCTTTCTTTGCCATCTAACGCATGACCATTTGAGCTATCATGTGATGAAACCTGCAGCCATCTATGGACCACGTACTGTCATTCCACTCCAGAGCTCATGACGTTGCATAACCCTATTGTTGCTTAAACCTTAAAGTTTCTTTGGGATCTAACGCATGACCATCGCTATCATGTGGTGAAACCTGCAGCCATCTATGAACAGCGTACTATCCCAGTCTTGTCTTCTGAACCATTGCTGGTGACGGCAGCACGAACATAAACTGATTGTATCTGTGGAAATCGAGACCGGATGTTGTGCTCCATCAAACGAGTCGGGCACCAGGTGCTGTCCCAGCTGTTGTAGTCACAGGTCATGGGAATCTGATGACGACCCAATCACTGTTGGCAGTACTCAATCAAGAGGTACTCATCTTGTTcctaacaaacacacacaacgaCCGAACTGTGCTTATAGCAGTCTGATGCATGGGATCGCGACCTTAAAGTCAGTCAGTTATCTTCATAACACCTGTTTCACTGTCGGTATCAATGCAGTTTAAGGACATTATGAATAATCATTAGATGCCTTTTCCCAGTGTATGCTAAAAACGTCTTACCTAAAATCAACACCAGTTTTTTGGAATCCATTGCGAATCAGGATGGCATCAAATGTGACGCCAACAAACCTGTCGTCTATTGTTTGTAACACCGAATCGGTGTTGATGTCTACAGACACAGACGACTTTCCACAGACAACAGACAAGGTGCAGAGTGTCCCCAATAGTAAAATGTCTGCGGCAACCATTGTTTGTTTGGAACAAGAGATAAGGCAAACCCGAACGCCGTGTTGCCCTACATCTCGATAACCAGAGTGAGAACTAACATTCCGAACAGTTCTGTCTTATCTGCTTCAGACATCATTTATAAAATGTTCCAAAACAACTCTTTCAGTTTGTAGTTTCATTCTCTCTATAACACCATACGTTCTGAATCAGCAAAATGCCGATCTTTCATTCTTTGCCAAcaaaattaacatcacttacTTCTACCAATGAACTATTGACAACCAAAAATGTCCTGTGACACTAAGACATATATCAAGTAGTTGTTTTGTACccccaacacagatacttgAATACCTCTGTAACATACCTCTGTAACATGTAACCAGGTTTACAGGAAATGGTCGCAACACTACCAACTATTTGTTGAACGCCATTGAAAGACCATGATGGGAACAGTTGACATCTGCGTAAGTGTGGCCACTGAAGTAATtataaataaacatgataaacaaggaaacgTGCAAGATAAACAACTAAGATGACGCTCAGGTAATCGGTTCTAAACTTTTGATCGCCTTTTGATCCTAAGTAGTGGGACCAGATTCAGCAGAATCCACATTAAATACATCGTCAGATATTCGTTCACTATACTACTTTCATTCGCACTCTGATTTTAACCTTGGACAGTTGGACATCATTCTCCAGGACTAGTCATCCAAGCACCCGATGCCATATGAACATAGTGTTGATGGTAGCGCGGtatctttgaaaatataatcaaaGTATTACCATGAATATGCTGCTCTTTACAATATTTTCCAAGCGAGGTGGGAGTATATATGGGTGTCCAATATAGCGTCGATAGTAGTGCGGTGT contains these protein-coding regions:
- the LOC137268486 gene encoding heparanase-like, which encodes MVAADILLLGTLCTLSVVCGKSSVSVDINTDSVLQTIDDRFVGVTFDAILIRNGFQKTGVDFRSPQLKTLARAFSPCTLRIGGTDADGVRFNQSWKTPSISDSVLTAHVWDEINNFTKEVGWDLIFGLSVLQRKDGRWDPSNADQLLDYTTQKGYDIYGFELGNEPLGIPDHYNTSISGSQLGRDFLTFHDVLRKRPYFKDTLILGPDIFYIERGISFMKDFLTSGGARSVDAITFHHYFGNGKEGRLADFTDPVFMDRLKVTLDIAHNATSDAPVGTPLWLGETGSFFDHGVMNMTNTFVDGFLWLDKLGLSAQSGIKKVIRQDFSGPGWVFHNLIEPFINYPETDYWLTLLFKQLVGNVVFDTKGSTNIRIYAHCTKNKNKYGYPSGSVTVYAMNLDTKAASVKFPTALNSRIELFWLSPVAGDPRAKNVLLNRVQSLYMVNNKIPVFRPRSQSGGPVILPPRTYGFIVFPEAHVDACH